The Metabacillus litoralis genome contains a region encoding:
- a CDS encoding TetR/AcrR family transcriptional regulator, with amino-acid sequence MLREERKNELKKQIFFKSIELFKEYGYDNVTVEKIASSCGIAKGTFFNYFPKKEHVLLYLGNSQNDYLQEITQKYKNVKIKQQLLLIFKELLSVYLENSDLLKLALSETIRSALKDESRNINLFKETMTILIEEAKTNKTINTRFDSKMIASVLVGIYFNTLISWSVSQDESVNIVSIFEGQYEVIWEGIEQDLN; translated from the coding sequence ATGTTACGAGAAGAAAGAAAAAATGAATTAAAAAAACAAATATTTTTTAAGTCAATCGAACTTTTTAAGGAGTATGGGTATGACAATGTTACTGTAGAAAAGATTGCATCATCCTGTGGAATTGCTAAGGGTACATTCTTTAATTATTTTCCAAAGAAGGAACATGTACTACTATATTTAGGGAATTCACAAAATGATTATCTTCAAGAGATCACACAAAAATATAAGAATGTAAAAATTAAACAACAACTTCTACTCATCTTTAAGGAGCTTTTGTCCGTTTACTTGGAAAATTCAGATCTCCTTAAACTCGCATTGTCAGAAACCATTCGATCTGCTCTAAAGGATGAATCAAGGAATATAAACTTATTTAAAGAAACCATGACTATTTTAATAGAAGAAGCAAAAACAAATAAAACAATAAATACCCGTTTTGATTCAAAAATGATTGCCTCTGTTCTTGTAGGAATCTATTTTAACACCCTAATTAGTTGGTCTGTAAGTCAAGATGAGAGTGTGAATATTGTCTCTATTTTTGAAGGGCAATATGAAGTGATTTGGGAAGGGATTGAACAAGATCTAAATTAA
- the groES gene encoding co-chaperone GroES, with amino-acid sequence MLKPLGDRVIIELVESEEKTASGIVLPDSAKEKPQEGKVVAVGTGRVLDSGEKVALEVAEGDRIIFSKYAGTEVKYEGTEYLILRENDILAVIG; translated from the coding sequence TTGTTAAAGCCATTAGGTGATCGCGTTATTATCGAGTTAGTTGAATCAGAAGAAAAAACTGCTAGTGGTATCGTCCTTCCTGATAGTGCGAAAGAGAAGCCACAAGAAGGTAAGGTAGTTGCTGTTGGTACAGGTCGTGTACTAGATAGCGGAGAAAAAGTGGCGCTTGAAGTAGCAGAAGGCGATCGTATTATCTTCTCAAAATATGCTGGTACTGAAGTGAAATATGAAGGTACTGAATACTTAATTTTACGTGAAAACGACATTTTAGCTGTTATCGGTTAA
- a CDS encoding FAD-dependent monooxygenase: MKKRILIIGAGISGLASALMLEKIGYKPVIFEKSDCSRNDGGGLTLWSNATDALHSMGLLEEIYQNSKVISESTLKTSSGQTLATIPLRELATKYGTHTVGILRANLHHILASNLKQTEIKKGYRLVDLKETNEEVIARFENGHEQAGDLLLGADGIYSAVRNKIFPNNSLRFSGYEAWRGISTYTDQYTKSGLAFEAWGNGMRFGFIPMSDSLVYWFATRNTSENLSEGQISKEQLTHTFREFVEPVPTVIKVTKEKDITRKVIYDLKPLQNWSKGRVLLIGDAAHPTTPNLGQGACMALEDAVILAQTLEKGNSISHTVKTFEDMRMDRAKFIVNSSWVLGKIAQIENKLFCDVRNRLVKIGPSIQRNSNFNRIIGHKIL, translated from the coding sequence ATGAAAAAAAGAATCCTTATCATCGGGGCTGGGATTAGTGGATTAGCAAGTGCCCTTATGCTTGAAAAGATTGGTTATAAACCAGTAATCTTTGAAAAGTCGGATTGCTCTCGAAATGATGGCGGTGGTTTAACCCTTTGGTCCAATGCAACAGATGCACTTCATTCGATGGGTCTATTAGAAGAAATTTATCAAAACAGCAAAGTCATAAGTGAATCAACCCTTAAAACATCGTCAGGACAAACACTAGCCACTATACCACTGAGAGAGTTAGCAACTAAATATGGTACACACACAGTAGGTATTTTAAGAGCCAACCTTCATCACATACTAGCTAGTAATTTAAAACAGACAGAAATAAAAAAAGGCTATAGACTAGTAGACCTAAAAGAAACTAATGAAGAAGTAATCGCACGTTTTGAAAATGGTCATGAACAAGCAGGGGATCTATTATTAGGAGCAGATGGAATATATTCAGCGGTAAGAAATAAGATATTTCCTAATAATTCCTTACGTTTTAGTGGATATGAAGCTTGGAGAGGTATCTCTACTTATACAGATCAATATACGAAATCTGGTCTTGCGTTTGAAGCATGGGGTAATGGGATGCGATTTGGTTTTATTCCTATGTCAGATTCACTAGTTTATTGGTTTGCGACAAGGAATACCTCGGAGAATCTGAGTGAAGGTCAGATATCTAAAGAACAATTGACCCATACGTTTAGAGAATTTGTCGAACCTGTTCCGACCGTTATTAAAGTTACAAAAGAGAAAGACATCACTAGAAAGGTGATCTATGATCTAAAGCCATTACAGAATTGGTCAAAAGGTAGAGTATTGCTAATTGGCGATGCAGCGCACCCTACAACACCTAATCTAGGACAGGGTGCGTGTATGGCTTTGGAGGATGCCGTAATTCTTGCGCAAACTCTAGAAAAAGGAAACTCAATTTCACACACTGTCAAGACCTTTGAAGACATGCGTATGGATAGAGCTAAGTTCATTGTAAATAGCTCTTGGGTATTGGGGAAGATTGCACAAATCGAAAATAAGTTATTTTGTGATGTTAGGAATAGACTAGTAAAAATAGGTCCTTCAATACAAAGAAACAGTAATTTTAATAGAATTATCGGCCATAAAATTTTATAA
- a CDS encoding DUF3995 domain-containing protein → MQLFIYLSIIILGLVSVLHFYWLFGGKWGLRVSLPEKVEGGAVFTPRWIETLIVAIGLIGMAFILLAQNNLIPFFTPNAFTKWSCIIITFIFLLRAIGDFKYLGFSKRIKNTNFSRCDTKFYSPLCLFLGLIFMTSWLF, encoded by the coding sequence ATGCAACTATTCATTTACTTGTCGATCATAATTTTAGGTTTAGTAAGTGTGTTACATTTTTATTGGCTATTTGGTGGAAAATGGGGGCTCCGAGTCTCGTTACCTGAAAAAGTAGAGGGCGGAGCTGTATTTACTCCAAGGTGGATTGAAACTTTAATTGTTGCAATAGGATTAATAGGTATGGCTTTTATATTATTAGCTCAAAATAATTTAATTCCCTTTTTCACACCGAATGCCTTTACGAAATGGTCATGTATCATAATTACCTTCATTTTTTTACTAAGAGCAATTGGAGACTTCAAATATCTGGGGTTTTCCAAGAGGATCAAAAATACTAATTTCTCTAGGTGTGATACGAAGTTTTACTCTCCTCTGTGCTTATTTTTAGGATTAATATTTATGACTTCATGGTTATTTTAG
- a CDS encoding Uma2 family endonuclease — MTIPDKKEKYSYADYLTWDEGGRFELIDGEVFNMSPAPSRRHQQVLRELSTAFSIFLREEECEVFFAPFDVRLLVENKQDDDINNVVQPDLSIVCDQKKLDDKGCNGAPDMIIEVLSPSSVKLDRWIKFQLYEKAGVKEYWLVDPVNESVEIYLLINEQYKFQGVFTKVDKISVNILTGLELDLNQIFD; from the coding sequence ATGACCATTCCGGATAAAAAAGAGAAGTATTCGTATGCCGATTATCTAACATGGGACGAAGGTGGAAGATTCGAATTAATTGATGGGGAAGTTTTTAATATGTCTCCTGCTCCATCACGCAGGCATCAACAGGTTCTCCGAGAGCTATCTACAGCTTTTTCGATTTTCTTGCGAGAAGAAGAATGTGAAGTTTTTTTTGCGCCATTTGATGTACGGCTATTAGTGGAAAATAAACAAGATGATGATATAAATAATGTTGTTCAACCCGATTTATCGATTGTGTGTGACCAGAAAAAGCTTGATGACAAGGGGTGCAATGGAGCACCGGATATGATTATTGAAGTCCTTTCACCTTCATCTGTTAAGTTAGATCGTTGGATAAAGTTCCAACTTTATGAAAAAGCAGGGGTGAAAGAGTACTGGCTTGTTGACCCGGTTAACGAATCTGTAGAAATATATCTTTTAATCAATGAGCAATACAAATTTCAAGGAGTCTTTACAAAAGTTGATAAAATTTCTGTAAATATATTAACCGGATTAGAATTAGACCTAAATCAAATTTTTGATTAA
- the groL gene encoding chaperonin GroEL (60 kDa chaperone family; promotes refolding of misfolded polypeptides especially under stressful conditions; forms two stacked rings of heptamers to form a barrel-shaped 14mer; ends can be capped by GroES; misfolded proteins enter the barrel where they are refolded when GroES binds) — protein MAKDIKFSEEARRSMLRGVDALADAVKVTLGPKGRNVVLEKKYGSPLITNDGVTIAKEIELEDAFENMGAKLVAEVASKTNDVAGDGTTTATVLAQAMIREGLKNVTAGANPMVVRKGIEKAVAVALEELQAISKPIEGKESIAQVAAISAADDEVGQLIAEAMERVGNDGVITIEESKGFSTELEVVEGMQFDRGYASPYMVTDSDKMEAVLENPYVLITDKKITNIQEILPVLEQVVQQGKPLLLIAEDVEGEALATLVVNKLRGTFNAVAVKAPGFGDRRKAMLEDIAILTGGEVITEELGLDLKSANIDQLGRASKIVVTKENTTIVEGAGQADQIAGRVSQIRSQLEETTSEFDKEKLQERLAKLAGGVAVIKVGAATETELKERKLRIEDALNSTRAAVEEGIVSGGGTALVNVYNKVAAIQEEGDTQTGVNIILRSLEEPVRQIAHNAGLEGSVIVERLKNEQVGIGFNAANGTWVNMFEAGIVDPTKVTRSALQNAASVAAMFLTTEAVIADKPEEGGGMPDMSGMGGMGGMGGMM, from the coding sequence ATGGCAAAAGATATTAAATTTAGCGAAGAAGCTCGCCGTTCAATGCTTCGTGGTGTTGACGCTTTAGCAGATGCTGTAAAAGTTACATTAGGACCTAAAGGACGTAACGTAGTATTAGAAAAGAAATACGGTTCACCTTTAATCACAAACGATGGTGTAACAATTGCTAAAGAAATCGAATTAGAAGATGCATTCGAAAATATGGGTGCAAAATTAGTAGCTGAAGTTGCTAGCAAAACAAATGATGTTGCTGGTGACGGTACAACTACTGCAACTGTTTTAGCTCAAGCAATGATCCGTGAAGGATTAAAGAACGTAACTGCTGGTGCTAACCCAATGGTAGTTCGTAAAGGTATTGAAAAAGCTGTAGCTGTTGCATTAGAAGAGCTTCAAGCGATTTCTAAACCAATCGAAGGTAAAGAATCTATTGCACAAGTTGCTGCGATTTCTGCTGCTGATGATGAAGTAGGTCAATTAATCGCTGAAGCAATGGAGCGCGTTGGTAACGACGGTGTTATCACAATTGAAGAGTCTAAAGGTTTCTCTACTGAATTAGAAGTAGTTGAAGGTATGCAATTCGATCGTGGATATGCATCTCCATACATGGTAACTGATTCTGACAAAATGGAAGCAGTTCTTGAAAATCCATATGTATTAATTACTGACAAAAAAATTACAAACATTCAAGAAATTCTACCAGTATTAGAGCAAGTGGTACAACAAGGTAAACCACTATTACTAATCGCTGAGGATGTTGAAGGTGAAGCATTAGCAACTTTAGTTGTGAACAAGCTTCGTGGAACATTCAATGCTGTAGCTGTTAAAGCTCCAGGATTCGGTGATCGTCGTAAAGCAATGCTAGAAGACATTGCGATCTTAACTGGCGGTGAAGTGATCACTGAAGAACTAGGCTTAGATCTTAAATCAGCTAACATCGATCAATTAGGACGCGCTTCTAAAATCGTTGTAACAAAAGAAAACACAACAATCGTAGAAGGTGCTGGCCAAGCTGATCAAATCGCTGGTCGCGTAAGTCAAATCCGTTCTCAATTAGAAGAAACAACTTCTGAGTTCGATAAAGAAAAATTACAAGAGCGTCTTGCTAAATTAGCTGGCGGTGTAGCAGTTATCAAAGTTGGTGCTGCAACTGAAACTGAATTAAAAGAGCGTAAACTACGTATCGAGGATGCTCTTAACTCTACTCGCGCTGCAGTAGAAGAAGGTATCGTTTCTGGTGGTGGTACTGCTCTAGTGAACGTATACAATAAAGTTGCTGCTATTCAAGAAGAAGGTGACACTCAAACAGGTGTTAACATCATCCTTCGTTCTCTTGAAGAGCCAGTACGTCAAATCGCTCACAACGCTGGTCTTGAAGGATCTGTTATCGTTGAGCGCTTGAAAAACGAACAAGTTGGCATCGGCTTCAACGCAGCTAACGGCACATGGGTAAACATGTTCGAAGCTGGTATCGTTGACCCAACTAAAGTGACTCGTTCTGCACTTCAAAACGCAGCATCTGTAGCAGCTATGTTCTTAACAACTGAAGCTGTTATCGCTGACAAACCTGAAGAAGGCGGCGGCATGCCTGATATGAGCGGCATGGGCGGCATGGGTGGAATGGGCGGCATGATGTAA